The genomic stretch GCCGTATAGAACTATCTCGTTTCCAAATAATAGGTATGTCGTAAAAACAAGTCTTGCTCCCCGTGAGCACTATTCGTGGACTCTTAATACCTGGAATATTTCCAGTCGAGATGCCAGTACAAAAGCTGTATACATTGCCACGGCCAGAAATATGTATTGGCATGAATTGGTAAAGGATGAGTACCACAAAGTTCCAATGGCGGTTTCGGTATTTTTTCAAGGTGCCATTTGGATAATGATGTTTTATATGTTCTTCCTGTATTTTCAGAATAATAGGGATAGAGCATACCTGTATTACGGGCTGTATATGATGTTTGCCATGTATTACCTATTGCAGAAAGTTGCTGGAGATGGGCCGTTCTATTTTGTTTTTGGTGAAAACCCAATGATTAGGTACGTACTCAACGAGCCTGTGCAATGGATGATTTACTTTTTCTACAACCTGTTTGTCATTAGCTTTTTAGAAATACAACGTCATTCTTATCGCTTGTATAAATTTCTAATCGGTTTAAATGTGGCTTATGTGCTTTACCTGGTTGGGGAAAGCACCTATTTTATACTAACATTTGACAAGGAAGTACAATCTATGCTATTTATTGTATCACGGGTGATAGCACTGGTGATTTCATTTATTACGATTATCTACATATTCATCGTAGTAAAGGGACCTTTGGTAAAGTACATTATTTCGGGGTCCATTGTGTTTGTTCTTTCCGCGATGCTTTCGATGTTTTACAGCTTACAAGTGAGTTGGTTGCCAGAAACAGGACTTCATCCTATCAGCTTTATGCAGCTGGGAATTTTAGCCGAAATACTTCTGTTTTCACTAGGGCTTGGCAGGCGTATAAATCTTATGTCCACTGAAAAAGAGGAAGTGCAGCAGGCTTATATTGACCAGTTGGTGAGAAACGAAGAAATCATTCAGGAGTCAAACCGAGACCTTTCAGAAGAGGTATTCAAGCGTACCAATGAGATTATTTATAAATCTAAAGAACTAGAAAAAGAGCGGGAGCAAAAGCTAAAGACGGAGTACGAAAAGCAACTTATGGAAAGCGAAATGAGTACGCTTAGGCTGCAGATGAATCCACATTTTATTTTCAATTCCTTGAACTCTATCCGCTATTATATTTTGAAGGAAGACAGTGAAAAAGCATCTGATTATATCACCGCATTTTCAAAGCTACTGCGGATGATATTGCAGCACTCACGCGAAAAGACCATTAAACTAGAGGATGAATTGGATGCACTACGATTGTACATTGAGTTTGAGCGAACGCGATTTGAAAACAAGTTTGACTACAGTATAAATGTGGCCGAAGATGTTGATGTGTCCAATATTCCAATACAACCTTTGCTCATTCAGCCTTTTGTAGAAAACTCGATTTGGCATGGGTTGTTACACAAAGATGGAACCGGACATTTGAACGTGGAGGTGTTTATGGAGGGAGCGTTTTTAACGGTAATTGTAGAGGATGACGGAATAGGAAGAAGAAAATCAAGGGAGTATAATTCTGCAAAAAGTAGTACTTACAAATCCATGGGAATGCAAATAACCAAGGACAGGCTGCGCATGATGGCTAAGGTGCAAAATGCAGATGCTGGTTATGAAATAGTGGACATGGTAGATGCGGAAGGCTCTGCTGCAGGAACCAAAGTAATTTTAAAAATCAAAGTATTATGACACGAGCTATTATTATTGATGATGAAAAGCACTGCTCGGAATCCCTTGCCCTGCTTATAGAAAAGTATGTTCCCGAAATGACGATTGAAGCTGAGCTCAATGATCCCATTGAGGCGGTGGATGTGATAGTCTCCAAAAAGCCGGATTTGGTGTTTTTGGATATTGAGATGCCAAAACTCAACGGTTTTGACCTACTCAAAAGTCTACCGGTAATTGATTTTGAGATCATTTTTACCACAGCTTATGATGATTTTGCCATACAGGCATTTAAGGTGAGCGCTATTGATTATTTATTAAAACCAATAGAAAGAGACGAACTAACCAAGGCGGTGGAGAAATTTAAAAAGCACAGGGCTGATCGTGACTTTGAAGATCGCTTTATGGTTTTTTTAAGTAAATATGGACGTGCAGAAAAAGGAAATTTAGGGAAAGTAGCACTCCCTACACAGGAAGGTTTTGAGTTTATCGATCAGGATATTATTGTGCGATGCGAATCGGATAGTAATTATACCACGGTGGTGCTTGAGGGGCAAAAGGATATAGTAGTATCCAGAACCTTGAAAGATGTGGAAAGCATGCTGGATTCCACATCATTTGTGCGTGTTCATCATTCACACCTTATTAATTTAAGACATATAAGAAAGTACCACAAAGGAAGCGGTGGGGTAATAGTGATGGATAATGGTGATAATGTAAGCGTAAGCCGAAGTAAAAAAAGCGAATTTTTGGATCGAATATGATGATGATAATTAAGAGGGAATCTTATATTGGTCATTATAAATAGTTGTGACTCCAAATGAATGATGACCCAATTAAAACAGTTCCTTACAAAAGGCCTGTTCTTTCTTCTGATCAGATACTAGAAAAGAGTGCAGAATATTATGATTTTTTAAACTTGCGAAGGTCGGTTCGTGAGTTTGAGGAGAAGGATGTACCGAAAGAGGTAATTGAAAACCTCATAAAAACGGCAAGTACCGCACCTAGTGGAGCGCACAAGCAGCCATGGACTTTTGTGGCCGTAAATAGCAAAGAGCTCAAAAAGAAAATTAGAGCTGCAGCTGAAGCGGAAGAAATGGATTTTTATAATAACCGTGCTACTGAAGAGTGGCTCAAGGATTTAGCTCCATTAGGTACGAATTGGTCCAAGCCTTTTTTAGAAAATGCTCCCTGGTTGATTGTAGTTTTTAAAAAGGTGTATGATGAATTGCCAGAAGGAAGAGCTAAGAACTATTATGTTCAGGAATCTGTGGGAATCGCGAGTGGGTTTTTAATATCGGCAATTCACAATGCTGGTTTGGTAACGCTTACACATACTCCAAGCCCGATGAATTTTTTATCAGATATACTAGAGCGCCCCGCTAATGAAAAGCCGTTTTTACTGTTGCCGGTGGGTTACCCGTCTTCACATGCGCAAGTTCCAGATTTGGAAAGAAAGCCCTTGGATGAAGTGAGTGTGTTTCTTTAAAAAGCGCTTGGCTTTTTGATAATTACTTGTCTTCTGCTAAAATCAATTAAGCCTTCATCTCTAAGTTCATTAAGGGTGGTGGTTACCGTTTGGCGGGAGGTGCCAATGAGGTTTGCTAAATTTTTGTGGGTAAAAAAGTGTTCCACCTCGATGCCATTATCAGTTTGTTTGCCTTTTTCCTGAGCCATTTCTTTTATAAAATCCATTAGCCGGGAACGGACATCTTTAAAGATGAGATTGTCTATCCTACGCTCCATCTTTTTCATACGAAGGCCAATCCATTTGTATATTTTGAAAGTGAATTCAGCATCATCCTGCATGAGCTCCTGAAGGTAATCGGTGTGAACAGAACATACCATCGTTTCATCATCCATAGCTTCTGCTATTTCAGTTCTTTTATCTTCACCCAATAGGGCAAGCTCACCAAACATTTCCCCTTTTCCAAGTATTGCTCTTACCACCTCGTCACCATCTTCAGAGTAATTGAGAATACGCACTTTGCCGCTCGCTATCAGATATAGAGTGTTTGCGGGATCATCTGTAAAGTAAATAGTTTCGCCTTTTGAATAAACTTTATGGCCATCCTGGGCGGCAGGGTGGTGGGTAAGTTTACTGGGGCACATTACCTGAAACAGGTTAACATCATTAAACATCCAAAATTGGTGACTTTCACTCATGGGGTATACTATTTTTGAGGTGATGTGAAGTTAACAAAAACGAGGCCGAATCTGTTTATTATTAAAACCAAAAACCAAGGCTGACGTATGAGTATACATCCTTGTGGTTTGTACTACCGGCTACACTTATCTCAAGAGGCCCGATCGGGCTATCATAACTGTACCCCAAGCTATATCCATCCAGCACTATGTTGGACTCAAGCGTGTTTTGGATGGAGTTCTCCAGTTTTCCTGCGTTGGCCTTAACCATGACGTAGTGGTTTTTTAAAAACTCAATGTTGAGGTCAACCCTTACAACAAGTGCGGTGCGGCCGATTAATTCCATGTAGCGATAACCAATAAAAGGGGTGATATAGTTAATGTAATTTTTACCCATACTCCCCAAAAAGATATTGTAAGGATAGTCTAAATCAGGACCAACTGTGGTTATAAATTTTGACCCCGCAACCATAGAAACCCTTTTGCCAAAACTCATGGCTTGCCGAAACTCAACATCAATTACTGAGCTGGGTTCATAAAAAGTGTTAAACTTTTCTTGACGACCAATAATTTTTGCCTTGGCCGAAAACTTAGAGCCGTGAGTAGGGTAGTTAGCATCATTGAAAGAGTCAAAATCTATAAAGCCGTAGTAGTTCAGATAGCTACTATAGCCGGTATCTGTTTGTATT from Owenweeksia hongkongensis DSM 17368 encodes the following:
- a CDS encoding histidine kinase, which gives rise to MNRLIVILFFILWGNVGSAKADTLMVSQIREYIYVDSFATYSSMPLPDSLHGQLPIIPNDNLYHTLAVNLYNDMDDTVDLFVGVRGNEYWQFNQISATGERYTTQAGAFVPYRTISFPNNRYVVKTSLAPREHYSWTLNTWNISSRDASTKAVYIATARNMYWHELVKDEYHKVPMAVSVFFQGAIWIMMFYMFFLYFQNNRDRAYLYYGLYMMFAMYYLLQKVAGDGPFYFVFGENPMIRYVLNEPVQWMIYFFYNLFVISFLEIQRHSYRLYKFLIGLNVAYVLYLVGESTYFILTFDKEVQSMLFIVSRVIALVISFITIIYIFIVVKGPLVKYIISGSIVFVLSAMLSMFYSLQVSWLPETGLHPISFMQLGILAEILLFSLGLGRRINLMSTEKEEVQQAYIDQLVRNEEIIQESNRDLSEEVFKRTNEIIYKSKELEKEREQKLKTEYEKQLMESEMSTLRLQMNPHFIFNSLNSIRYYILKEDSEKASDYITAFSKLLRMILQHSREKTIKLEDELDALRLYIEFERTRFENKFDYSINVAEDVDVSNIPIQPLLIQPFVENSIWHGLLHKDGTGHLNVEVFMEGAFLTVIVEDDGIGRRKSREYNSAKSSTYKSMGMQITKDRLRMMAKVQNADAGYEIVDMVDAEGSAAGTKVILKIKVL
- a CDS encoding LytR/AlgR family response regulator transcription factor; this encodes MTRAIIIDDEKHCSESLALLIEKYVPEMTIEAELNDPIEAVDVIVSKKPDLVFLDIEMPKLNGFDLLKSLPVIDFEIIFTTAYDDFAIQAFKVSAIDYLLKPIERDELTKAVEKFKKHRADRDFEDRFMVFLSKYGRAEKGNLGKVALPTQEGFEFIDQDIIVRCESDSNYTTVVLEGQKDIVVSRTLKDVESMLDSTSFVRVHHSHLINLRHIRKYHKGSGGVIVMDNGDNVSVSRSKKSEFLDRI
- a CDS encoding nitroreductase family protein; translated protein: MNDDPIKTVPYKRPVLSSDQILEKSAEYYDFLNLRRSVREFEEKDVPKEVIENLIKTASTAPSGAHKQPWTFVAVNSKELKKKIRAAAEAEEMDFYNNRATEEWLKDLAPLGTNWSKPFLENAPWLIVVFKKVYDELPEGRAKNYYVQESVGIASGFLISAIHNAGLVTLTHTPSPMNFLSDILERPANEKPFLLLPVGYPSSHAQVPDLERKPLDEVSVFL
- a CDS encoding Crp/Fnr family transcriptional regulator yields the protein MSESHQFWMFNDVNLFQVMCPSKLTHHPAAQDGHKVYSKGETIYFTDDPANTLYLIASGKVRILNYSEDGDEVVRAILGKGEMFGELALLGEDKRTEIAEAMDDETMVCSVHTDYLQELMQDDAEFTFKIYKWIGLRMKKMERRIDNLIFKDVRSRLMDFIKEMAQEKGKQTDNGIEVEHFFTHKNLANLIGTSRQTVTTTLNELRDEGLIDFSRRQVIIKKPSAF